Proteins encoded together in one Panthera uncia isolate 11264 chromosome A2, Puncia_PCG_1.0, whole genome shotgun sequence window:
- the SCAMP4 gene encoding secretory carrier-associated membrane protein 4 yields the protein MSEKENNFPPLPKFIPLKPCFYQNFSDEIPIEHQLLVKKIYQLWLFYCVTLGVNLIACLAWWIGGGSGANFGLALVWLLLFSPCGYVCWFRPAYKAFRADSSFNFMAFFFIFGAQFVLTVIQAIGLSGWGACGWLAAVGFFQTNVGAAVVMLLPAIMFSMSAAMMAIAIIKVHRIYRGAGGSFQKAQTEWNAGTWRNPPSREAQYNNFSGNSLPEYPTVPSYPAAGSQWP from the exons AAAAGGAGAATAATTTCCCGCCGCTGCCCAAGTTCATCCCTCTGAAGCCCTGCTTCTACCAGAACTTCTCCGACGAGATACCCATCGAGCACCAGCTCCTGGTGAAGAAGATCTACCAGCTCTGGCTGT tcTACTGTGTCACCTTGGGGGTCAACCTCATCGCCTGCCTGGCCTGGTGGATCGGTGGCGGCTCGGGAGCCAACTTCGGCCTGGCCCTGGTCTGGCTACTGCTCTTCTCCCCCTGTGGCTACGTGTGCTGGTTCCGGCCTGCGTACAAGGCCTTTCG GGCCGACAGCTCCTTCAACTTCATGGCGTTCTTCTTCATCTTCGGAGCCCAGTTCGTCCTGACCGTCATCCAGGCGATCGGCCTCTCAGGATGGGGCGCGTG TGGTTGGCTGGCGGCAGTCGGGTTCTTCCAGACCAACGTCGGGGCCGCCGTGGTCATGCTGCTTCCGGCCATCATGTTCTCCATGTCAGCTGCCATGATGGCCATCGCAATCATAAAG GTGCACAGGATCTACCGGGGGGCCGGTGGAAGTTTCCAGAAGGCACAGACAGAATGGAATGCGGGCACCTGGCGGAACCCGCCGTCTCGGGAGGCTCAGTACAACAACTTCTCGGGGAATAGTCTGCCCGAGTACCCCACCGTGCCCAGCTACCCGGCTGCTGGCAGCCAGTGGCCTTAG